From Brienomyrus brachyistius isolate T26 chromosome 21, BBRACH_0.4, whole genome shotgun sequence, the proteins below share one genomic window:
- the LOC125716430 gene encoding E3 ubiquitin-protein ligase TRIM39-like, with translation MAARSSGLEVELSCPVCYEIYRDPVVLKCGHSFCKVCLQQYWGDKDSQECPVCRRRSSMDRPLPNLVLKNTCEAFLQDRAQRSAAASEGHCHLHIEKPKLSCVDDQTSARHENQKLRPLEEAAEKHKEDLKSALKPLQEKLEAWNKVQQTWNKTAEHIRTQAQNTERLIKGEFEKLHQFLKDEEAARISALREEEEQKSHMIKEKIEKITNEISCLSETIRALEQELGAEDVSFLLKYKETQRRAQCPVRDPEVVKGALIDVAKHLGNLSYRVWEKMLEKNEIKYTPVILDPNTAHRNLMLAKDLKSVTYGDVRQELPDPPGRFDVWRGILGSEGFSSGKHCWDVEVGDGTRWNLGVVRESINRKGLFPLMPEGGVWSIELHKGKYRTTTLPHTPLSVGRKPQRIRVQLDWDGGELSFSDPCNNSPLYTFKHTFTERLFPFFCTGDNKVPLKICPMYVSVTVAAVNL, from the exons ATGGCGGCCAGGTCCTCTGGGCTGGAAGTGGAGCTCAGCTGTCCTGTGTGCTACGAAATCTACAGGGATCCTGTGGTCCTGAAGTGCGGCCACAGCTTCTGTAAAGTCTGTCTACAGCAGTACTGGGGAGATAAGGACTCTCAGGAATGTCCTGTTTGCAGGAGAAGGTCTTCAATGGATCGTCCTCTCCCTAATCTGGTCCTGAAGAATACATGTGAGGCTTTCTTACAGGACAGAGCCCAAAGATCTGCAGCAGCTTCCGAAGGTCACTGCCATCTGCATATTGAAAAACCCAAGCTCTCCTGTGTGGACGATCAGACCTCAGCGAGACATGAAAATCAGAAACTGCGACCCCTAGAGGAAGCAGCAGAAAAGCACAAG GAGGATCTTAAGTCTGCACTGAAACCTCTGCAGGAGAAGCTGGAAGCTTGGAATAAAGTACAACAGACCTGGAACAAAACAGCAGAACACATCAGG ACTCAAGCCCAGAACACAGAGAGACTGATAAAGGGGGAGTTTGAGAAACTTCACCAGTTCCTAAAGGATGAAGAGGCGGCCAGGATATCTGCactgagggaggaagaggagcagaagaGTCACATGATAAAGGAGAAGATTGAGAAGATCACAAACGAGATATCATGCCTCTCAGAAACCATCAGAGCCTTAGAACAGGAGCTGGGAGCTGAAGACGTCTCATTCCTACTG AAATATAAGGAAACACAGAGAAG AGCCCAGTGCCCAGTGCGGGATCCAGAGGTGGTCAAAGGAGCCCTGATTGATGTGGCCAAACACCTGGGCAACCTGAGCTACAGGGTGTGGGAGAAGATGCTGGAGAAGAACGAGATTAAATACA CTCCTGTAATTCTGGACCcgaacacagcacacagaaatCTAATGTTGGCAAAGGACCTGAAAAGCGTCACATATGGTGATGTCAGACAGGAACTGCCTGATCCCCCAGGGAGGTTTGATGTGTGGAGGGGCATCCTGGGATCTGAGGGATTCAGCTCAGGGAAACACTGCTGGGATGTAGAAGTGGGGGACGGAACACGCTGGAACTTGGGTGTGGTTAGAGAGTCCATCAACAGAAAGGGGCTTTTCCCTCTGATGCCAGAAGGGGGCGTATGGAGTATAGAGCTGCATAAAGGTAAATACAGAACAACGACCTTACCACATACCCCTCTGTCTGTGGGGAGGAAACCCCAGAGGATCAGAGTGCAGCTGGACTGGGACGGGGGAGAGCTGTCATTCTCTGATCCCTGTAACAACAGTCCTCTCTACACCTttaaacacactttcactgagaGGCTGTTTCCATTCTTCTGTACTGGCGATAACAAGGTTCCTCTGAAAATCTGCCCAATGTATGTTTCCGTTACAGTGGCAGCAGTGAATCTCTGA
- the LOC125717108 gene encoding uncharacterized protein LOC125717108 yields the protein MAARSSVLEEELTCPVCYEIYRDPVVLKCSHSFCKVCLQQYWGEIGSRKCPVCRRRSSMDGLLPNLALKNTCEAFLQDRAQRSAAASDGHCHLHNEKLKLFCLDDQTPVCLVCQTSARHENHKLRPLEEAAEKHKEDLKSAMKPLQEKLRALNKVQQTCNQTAEHIKTQAQNTERLIKGEFEKLHQFLKDEEAARISALREEEEQKSHMMKEKIEKITNEISSLSETIRALEQELGAEDVSFLLNYQETQRRAQCPVRDPEEVKGALIDVAKHLGNLSYRVWEKMLEKKVAKYTPVILDPNTAGVRLTLSEYLTACTWSNKIQEYPNNSERFIWPSVLGSEGFSSGKHCWDVDVGDGVSWRLGAVEESINRKGHFSLFSEGNAWSIELRNGKYRAMTSPPALLSVERKPQRIRVQLDWDGGELSFSDPSDNTPLYTFKHTFTERLFPFLGTWDYRVPLKICPVNVSICILLQENTRAFPGPKLKHSQHALGLPRGCHLDMSETSSQIGYETVQFVGESSMDTCHIDLTPRSAEASEALCLLHDEKFKLFCLDDQTPVCVVCQTSEKHENHKLRPTEEAAEKHKGYLKSALKSLQAKLTDFNEVQQTCIQTAEHIKTQAQDTERLIMGEFEKLHQFLKDEEAARISALREEEEQKSHMMKEKIENLTKKILSLSETIRALEQELGAEDVSFLLKYKETQRRAQGPVWDPEEVKGALIDVAKHLGNLSYRVWEKMLEKKEIKYTHVILDPNTANVCFTLSEDLTAVTWSNEIQEYPNNSERFTWPSVLGSEGFSSGKHCWDVDVQDGVTWRLGVVNESINRKGLSPLMPEGGVWSIELRNGKYRAMTSPPVPLSVRRKPQRIRVQLDWDGGELSFSDPSNNTSLCIFKHIFTERLFPVFCAWGDWLNLKICPVDVSIRVAAVNL from the exons GTCCTCTGTGCTGGAAGAGGagctcacctgtcctgtgtgctACGAAATCTACAGGGATCCTGTGGTCCTGAAGTGCAGCCACAGCTTCTGTAAAGTCTGTCTGCAGCAGTACTGGGGAGAGATTGGCTCTCGGAAATGTCCAGTTTGCAGGAGAAGGTCTTCAATGGATGGTCTTCTCCCTAATCTGGCCCTGAAGAATACATGTGAGGCTTTCTTACAGGACAGAGCTCAGAGATCTGCAGCAGCTTCTGATGGTCACTGCCATCTGCACAATGAGAAACTCAAGCTCTTCTGTCTGGACGATCAGACACCTGTGTGCCTTGTCTGTCAGACCTCAGCGAGACATGAAAACCACAAACTGCGACCCCTAGAGGAAGCTGCAGAGAAGCACAAG GAGGATCTGAAGTCTGCAATGAAACCTCTGCAGGAGAAGCTGAGAGCTTTGAATAAAGTGCAACAAACCTGTAACCAGACAGCAGAACACATCAAG ACTCAAGCCCAGAACACAGAGAGACTGATAAAGGGGGAGTTTGAGAAACTTCACCAGTTCCTAAAGGATGAAGAGGCGGCCAGGATATCTGCACTgagggaggaagaagagcagaAGAGTCACATGATGAAGGAGAAGATTGAGAAGATCACAAACGAGATATCATCCCTCTCAGAAACCATCAGAGCCTTAGAACAGGAGCTGGGAGCTGAAGACGTCTCGTTCCTACTG AATTATCAGGAAACACAGAGAAG AGCCCAGTGCCCAGTGCGGGATCCAGAGGAGGTCAAAGGAGCCCTGATTGATGTGGCCAAACACCTGGGCAACCTGAGCTACAGGGTGTGGGAGAAGATGCTGGAGAAGAAAGTGGCTAAATACA CTCCTGTGATTCTGGACCCAAACACAGCAGGTGTCCGTCTGACACTGTCTGAATATCTGACTGCTTGTACCTGGAGTAATAAGATACAGGAATATCCCAATAACTCAGAGAGGTTTATATGGCCCAGTGTGCTGGGATCTGAGGGATTCAGCTCAGGGAAACACTGCTGGGATGTAGATGTGGGGGATGGAGTTTCCTGGAGGCTGGGTGCAGTCGAAGAGTCCATCAACAGGAAAGGTCATTTCTCTCTCTTCTCAGAAGGGAACGCATGGAGCATAGAGCTGCGCAATGGCAAATACAGAGCGATGACCTCACCACCTGCCCTTCTGTCTGTGGAGAGGAAACCCCAGAGGATCAGAGTGCAGCTGGACTGGGACGGGGGAGAGCTGTCATTCTCTGATCCCAGTGATAACACTCCTCTCTACACTTTCAAGCACACTTTCACTGAGAGGCTGTTTCCATTCCTTGGTACCTGGGATTACAGGGTTCCTCTGAAAATCTGCCCAGTCAATGTTTCTATTTGCATT ctcctccaggagaATACCAGAGCATTCCCAGGCCCGAAACTGAAgcattcccagcatgccctaGGTCTGCCCCGGGGTTGCCATTTGGACATGTCTGAAACATCTTCCCAG attggATACGAAACTGTCCAGTTTGTAGGGGAGTCTTCTATGGATACTTGTCACATTGACCTGACTCCGAGATCGGCGGAAGCTTCTGAAGCTCTCTGCCTTCTGCACGATGAGAAATTCAAGCTCTTCTGTCTGGACGATCAGACACCTGTGTGCGTCGTCTGTCAGACCTCAGAGAAACATGAAAATCACAAACTGCGACCCACAGAAGAAGCTGCAGAAAAACACAAG GGGTACCTGAAGTCCGCATTGAAATCTCTGCAGGCGAAGCTGACAGATTTCAATGAAGTACAACAAACCTGTATCCAAACAGCAGAACACATCAAG ACTCAAGCCCAGGACACAGAGAGACTGATAATGGGGGAGTTTGAGAAACTTCACCAGTTCCTAAAGGATGAAGAGGCGGCCAGGATATCTGCactgagggaggaagaggagcagaagaGTCACATGATGAAGGAGAAGATTGAGAACCTCACAAAAAAGATATTATCCCTCTCAGAAACCATCAGAGCCTTAGAGCAGGAGCTGGGAGCTGAAGACGTCTCATTCCTACTG AAATATAAGGAAACACAGAGAAG AGCCCAGGGCCCAGTGTGGGATCCAGAGGAGGTCAAAGGAGCCCTGATTGATGTGGCCAAACACCTGGGCAACCTGAGCTACAGGGTGTGGGAGAAGATGCTGGAGAAAAAAGAGATTAAATACA CTCATGTGATTCTGGACCCAAACACAGCAAATGTCtgtttcacactgtctgaagatCTGACCGCTGTTACCTGGAGTAATGAGATACAGGAATATCCCAATAACTCAGAGAGGTTTACATGGCCCAGTGTGCTGGGATCTGAGGGATTCAGCTCAGGGAAACACTGCTGGGATGTGGATGTGCAGGATGGAGTTACCTGGAGGCTGGGTGTGGTCAACGAGTCCATCAACAGGAAAGGCCTTTCCCCTCTGATGCCAGAAGGGGGCGTATGGAGTATAGAGCTGCGTAATGGTAAATACAGAGCAATGACCTCACCCCCAGTCCCTCTGTCTGTGAGAAGGAAACCCCAGAGGATCAGAGTGCAGCTGGACTGGGACGGGGGAGAGCTGTCATTCTCTGATCCCAGTAATAACACTTCTCtctgcatttttaaacatatattcaCTGAGAGGCTGTTTCCAGTCTTCTGTGCCTGGGGTGACTggcttaatctgaaaatctgcCCAGTGGATGTTTCCATTAGAGTGGCAGCAGTAAATCTTTGA
- the LOC125716427 gene encoding E3 ubiquitin-protein ligase TRIM35-like, whose protein sequence is MAARSSVLEVELTCPVCYEIYRDPVVLKCSHSFCKVCLQQYWGEESSRKCPVCRRRSSMDDPPLSLALKNACEAFLQDRAQRSAVASEALCLLHNEKLKLFCLDDQTPVCVVCQTSVNHENHKLRPIQEAAEKHKEDLKSALKPLQEKLEAWNEVQQTWNQTAEHIRTQAQNTERLIKGEFEKLHQFLKDEEAARISALREEEEQKSNMMKKKIEKITEKISSLSETIRALEQELGAEDVSFLLNYKKTQRKALCPVWDPEEVKGALIDVAKHLGNLSYRVWEKMLEKKEIKYTPVILDPNTADVELTLSEDLTSGTWSNEIQEYPNNSERITLGGVLGSEGFSSEKHCWDVDVGDGVTWVLGVVKESINRKGNMALSPEAGVWIIKHDKSQLSAITSPPTLLSVGRKPQRIRVQLDWDGGELSFSDPCNNTPLYTFKHTFTERLFPVFYAEEVPLKICPVDVSITVAAVNFPEINPKNKYFVSINMPRFFSES, encoded by the exons ATGGCGGCCAGGTCCTCTGTGCTGGAAGTGGagctcacctgtcctgtgtgctACGAAATCTACAGGGATCCTGTGGTCCTGAAGTGTAGCCACAGCTTCTGTAAAGTCTGTCTGCAGCAGTACTGGGGAGAGGAGAGCTCTCGGAAATGTCCAGTTTGCAGGAGAAGGTCTTCAATGGATGATCCTCCTCTCAGTCTGGCCCTGAAGAACGCATGTGAGGCTTTCTTACAGGACAGAGCCCAGAGATCTGCAGTAGCTTCTGAAGCTCTCTGCCTTCTGCACAATGAGAAACTCAAGCTCTTCTGTCTGGACGATCAGACACCTGTGTGCGTCGTCTGTCAGACCTCAGTGAATCATGAAAATCACAAACTGCGACCCATACAGGAAGCTGCAGAGAAGCACAAG GAGGATCTTAAGTCTGCACTGAAACCTCTGCAGGAGAAGCTGGAAGCTTGGAATGAAGTACAACAGACCTGGAACCAAACAGCAGAACACATCAGG ACACAAGCCCAGAACACAGAGAGACTGATAAAGGGGGAGTTTGAGAAACTTCACCAGTTCCTAAAGGATGAAGAGGCGGCCAGGATATCTGCactgagggaggaagaggagcagaagaGCAACATGATGAAGAAGAAGATTGAGAAGATCACAGAAAAGATATCATCCCTCTCAGAAACCATCAGAGCCTTAGAACAGGAGCTGGGAGCTGAAGACGTCTCATTCCTACTG aatTATAAGAAAACACAGAGAAA agccctgtgcccagtgtggGATCCAGAGGAGGTCAAAGGAGCCCTGATTGATGTGGCCAAACACCTGGGCAACCTGAGCTACAGGGTGTGGGAGAAGATGCTGGAGAAGAAAGAGATTAAATACA CTCCTGTGATTCTGGACCCAAACACAGCAGATGTTGAGCTCACGCTGTCTGAAGATCTGACCTCTGGTACCTGGAGTAATGAGATACAAGAATATCCCAATAACTCAGAGAGAATTACATTGGGCGGTGTGCTGGGATCTGAGGGATTCAGCTCAGAGAAACACTGCTGGGATGTGGATGTAGGGGATGGAGTTACCTGGGTTCTGGGTGTGGTTAAAGAATCCATCAACAGGAAAGGAAATATGGCACTCTCTCCAGAGGCAGGAGTATGGATCATAAAGCATGATAAAAGTCAATTATCAGCAATAACTTCACCACCAACCCTTCTGTCTGTGGGGAGGAAACCCCAGAGGATCAGAGTGCAGCTGGACTGGGACGGGGGAGAGCTGTCATTCTCTGATCCCTGTAACAACACTCCTCTCTACACCTttaaacacactttcactgagaGGCTGTTTCCAGTCTTCTACGCAGAGGAGGTTCCTCTGAAAATCTGCCCAGTGGATGTTTCCATTACAGTGGCAGCAGTAAATTTCCCAGAAATAAATCCTAAAAACAAATATTTCGTTTCAATAAACATGCCTCGTTTCTTTTCAGAAAGCTGa